A genomic segment from Verrucomicrobiaceae bacterium encodes:
- a CDS encoding helix-turn-helix transcriptional regulator, with protein sequence MKNKRILKMAVPSGRIWWREQKRHPLNRQLGRVVLRLRTRRGWALDDLAKAAGVAKSYLCQLERGLHSPTLEVQLRLEAALGMVVGGLLQLARMELRRMA encoded by the coding sequence TTGAAAAACAAACGCATACTCAAGATGGCCGTTCCATCGGGACGGATTTGGTGGCGGGAGCAAAAGCGGCATCCACTGAACCGGCAGCTAGGGCGGGTGGTGCTGCGTCTGCGGACACGGCGGGGCTGGGCGCTGGATGATCTGGCTAAGGCGGCAGGCGTGGCCAAGTCGTACCTCTGCCAGTTGGAGCGTGGGCTGCACTCGCCGACGCTGGAGGTGCAACTGCGGCTGGAGGCGGCCCTGGGCATGGTGGTAGGCGGGCTGCTGCAACTGGCCCGTATGGAGCTGCGCCGGATGGCGTGA
- a CDS encoding PSD1 domain-containing protein, with product MHIIPALNSLSPALLLFLLAVIPCTAQIDFNRDVRPILSENCFHCHGPDAAKRKGDLRLDDEKAAKSGTAIVPGQPDASDLILRLHTADADEVMPPPKSNRSLTTAQKHTLRQWIAEGAKWGRHWAFEPVQRPPVPAGATHPIDAFVQKKLTAAGLQPSPPAPRETLIRRLSLDLTGLPPQPDETSAPDACIEKLLSSPHFGERWAWDWLDAARYADTNGYQGDPERTMWPWRDWVVQAINANMPYDQFTLWQLAGDLLPRPTPQQKLATGFHRNHMINGEGGRIADETRVENVMDRVETTGTVWLGLTLNCTKCHDHKFDPLTMRDYYALYDVFNQTSEDGKGRSGQAAPAMDLSTAAELDRSRLATAAVNRIADEVDAFELKKFPRPAGKPLTESAAFDLPGNLPAYIAKTIPRNRGVDPLLEAIGYFKDKDQPYTRLLQRLLAAQREKLAAASAVTRVMIMDTLPQPRETYILDKGAYDKPTTTRVTFTTPAVLPPLAPDAPRSRLGLAQWLIHRDHPLTARVTVNRFWQSLFGIGLVKTAEDFGVQGEIPLHRELLDWLAAEFMDSGWDVKHLLRLIVTSQTYQQSSVQAPDASASTSDPENRLLARGPRFRMPAWMLRDQALALSGLLQAQLGGPSVRPYQPAGIWEEATFGKKTYQQDHGSALYRRTLYVFWRRIVGPTMLFDTSARQVCAVKTTRTNTPLHALVTLNDTTFVEAARVLAQKVLHMPGDDRAHLQQAFHLVTHRQPQAEEAAILHQQLTTLRRQSTADSAQLLRIGEAPTDPQLSPTEHAAWTSLCLMLLNLDEVVTKE from the coding sequence GTGCATATCATCCCCGCTTTGAACTCCCTCTCCCCTGCTCTGCTGCTCTTCTTGCTCGCCGTGATCCCCTGCACGGCGCAGATCGACTTCAATCGCGATGTGCGACCGATCCTGAGCGAGAACTGCTTCCACTGCCACGGACCCGATGCCGCCAAGCGCAAAGGCGACCTCCGACTCGATGACGAAAAGGCCGCCAAAAGCGGCACCGCCATCGTTCCCGGCCAACCAGACGCCAGCGACCTCATCCTACGCCTCCACACAGCGGATGCAGACGAGGTCATGCCGCCTCCGAAGAGCAATCGCAGCCTCACCACCGCGCAAAAACACACGCTACGCCAATGGATCGCTGAAGGAGCCAAATGGGGCCGCCACTGGGCCTTCGAGCCCGTGCAGCGCCCACCTGTGCCTGCTGGTGCCACACATCCGATCGACGCCTTTGTGCAGAAAAAACTCACCGCAGCCGGTTTGCAGCCCAGCCCACCCGCACCACGCGAGACACTCATCCGCCGACTCTCGCTCGACCTGACAGGCCTACCACCGCAGCCTGACGAGACCTCTGCGCCGGATGCCTGCATCGAAAAACTCCTCTCCAGTCCCCACTTCGGCGAGCGCTGGGCGTGGGACTGGCTCGATGCCGCACGCTACGCCGATACCAATGGCTACCAGGGCGACCCCGAGCGCACCATGTGGCCCTGGCGTGACTGGGTCGTGCAGGCCATCAATGCCAACATGCCCTACGATCAGTTCACCCTCTGGCAGCTCGCGGGTGATCTACTACCGAGGCCCACCCCGCAGCAAAAACTCGCCACCGGCTTTCACCGCAACCACATGATCAATGGCGAAGGCGGACGCATCGCTGATGAGACACGCGTCGAGAACGTCATGGACCGAGTGGAGACCACCGGCACCGTCTGGCTCGGCCTCACCCTGAACTGCACCAAATGCCACGACCATAAATTCGATCCCCTCACCATGCGGGACTACTACGCCCTCTACGACGTCTTTAACCAGACCAGCGAGGACGGCAAAGGCCGCAGCGGACAAGCCGCCCCCGCCATGGATCTGAGCACCGCCGCCGAGCTCGATCGCAGCCGACTCGCCACCGCCGCCGTCAATCGCATCGCTGACGAGGTCGATGCCTTTGAACTGAAAAAATTCCCCCGCCCAGCGGGCAAGCCCCTCACCGAAAGCGCCGCCTTCGATCTCCCAGGCAATCTACCCGCCTACATCGCCAAGACCATCCCCCGCAATCGCGGCGTGGACCCACTGCTCGAAGCCATCGGCTACTTCAAAGACAAAGACCAGCCCTACACACGCCTGCTCCAGCGCCTCCTCGCCGCCCAGCGGGAGAAGCTCGCCGCCGCCTCCGCCGTCACCCGAGTCATGATCATGGACACGCTGCCCCAGCCGCGAGAGACCTACATCCTCGACAAAGGAGCCTACGACAAGCCCACCACCACCCGCGTCACCTTCACCACACCCGCAGTCCTCCCGCCCCTGGCCCCCGACGCACCCAGGAGCCGCCTCGGACTCGCCCAGTGGCTCATCCACCGTGACCATCCCCTCACCGCACGCGTCACCGTGAATCGCTTTTGGCAGTCCCTCTTCGGCATCGGCTTGGTGAAAACGGCCGAGGACTTCGGCGTCCAGGGAGAAATCCCCCTGCACCGCGAGCTGCTCGATTGGCTCGCCGCCGAGTTCATGGACAGCGGCTGGGACGTCAAGCACCTCCTCCGCCTCATCGTCACCAGCCAGACCTACCAGCAAAGCTCCGTCCAGGCCCCAGATGCCTCCGCCTCCACCTCCGACCCCGAAAACCGCCTCCTCGCCCGTGGCCCACGCTTTCGCATGCCCGCCTGGATGCTCCGCGATCAGGCCCTCGCCCTCTCCGGCCTCCTCCAGGCCCAGCTCGGCGGCCCCAGCGTGCGACCCTACCAGCCCGCAGGCATCTGGGAAGAGGCCACCTTCGGCAAAAAGACCTACCAGCAGGACCACGGCAGCGCCCTCTACCGCCGCACCCTCTACGTCTTCTGGCGGCGCATCGTCGGCCCCACCATGCTCTTTGACACCAGCGCCCGCCAAGTCTGCGCCGTCAAAACCACCCGCACGAATACCCCACTCCACGCCCTCGTCACCCTGAACGACACCACCTTTGTCGAGGCCGCCCGCGTGCTCGCCCAAAAAGTGCTCCACATGCCAGGAGACGACCGTGCACACCTCCAGCAGGCCTTCCACCTCGTCACCCACCGCCAGCCGCAGGCAGAGGAAGCCGCCATCCTCCACCAGCAGCTCACCACCCTCCGCCGCCAGAGCACCGCAGACTCCGCCCAGCTCCTCCGCATCGGCGAAGCCCCCACCGACCCCCAGCTCTCCCCCACCGAGCACGCCGCCTGGACCAGCCTCTGCCTCATGCTCCTCAACCTCGATGAAGTCGTCACCAAAGAGTGA
- a CDS encoding CAAX prenyl protease-related protein: MPPALRSPAAAHIVPLALFMLLGMTTGLFQIKNSELPWYVRQPELWLYPAQTLICGALLLYYRRHYTLVPWRGLGLALVFAVVGIAAWVLPAWLREALVAAGHAPQDWWEWLGMKERLEGFDPTIVRDSGAGYACTVLMRFARMTLVVPFVEELFWRGFLMRYLVDPDRDFEKIPFGTHRWRVFWIVTALVVVAHQPADYIGAFIWAALMYALAVRTRSLGACVVMHAAGNLLLGLYVMKTAQWGFW; the protein is encoded by the coding sequence ATGCCGCCTGCTCTCCGATCCCCCGCTGCTGCCCATATTGTGCCTTTGGCGCTGTTTATGCTGCTGGGGATGACGACGGGGCTTTTCCAGATCAAGAACTCGGAACTGCCCTGGTATGTGCGTCAGCCGGAGCTGTGGCTCTATCCGGCGCAGACGCTGATCTGTGGGGCGCTGCTGCTCTATTACCGCAGGCACTACACGCTGGTGCCGTGGCGTGGACTGGGGCTGGCGCTGGTCTTTGCTGTGGTAGGCATCGCCGCGTGGGTGCTACCTGCATGGCTGCGTGAGGCGCTGGTGGCTGCTGGGCATGCGCCGCAGGACTGGTGGGAGTGGCTGGGCATGAAGGAGCGGCTGGAAGGCTTTGATCCCACGATCGTGCGTGATTCTGGCGCTGGATATGCCTGCACGGTGCTGATGCGCTTTGCACGGATGACGCTGGTGGTGCCTTTTGTGGAGGAGCTTTTCTGGCGTGGCTTTTTGATGCGTTACCTCGTCGATCCTGATCGTGATTTTGAGAAGATCCCCTTTGGCACACATCGCTGGCGTGTTTTTTGGATCGTGACGGCGCTGGTGGTGGTGGCGCATCAGCCAGCAGACTACATCGGGGCCTTCATCTGGGCGGCGCTGATGTATGCGCTGGCAGTGCGCACACGCAGCCTCGGTGCCTGCGTGGTGATGCACGCCGCTGGGAATCTGCTGCTAGGCCTGTATGTGATGAAAACAGCCCAATGGGGCTTTTGGTGA
- the argJ gene encoding bifunctional glutamate N-acetyltransferase/amino-acid acetyltransferase ArgJ translates to MPLSKEIDPCDKRVPFKVIEGGVTAAKGFRASAVNCGIKNPEATRLDLALIVSDTPTVTDAVFTTNKVRAACVRVSQQHIKDSDTRAIIANSGNANACTGVQGIQDAKAMTKHTAEQLGVKMRQVLVCSTGIIGMNMPIQRLLPKIPDAVAKLNENGSDDAMRAIMTSDTRPKSFSIEVPCGKHKFRIGGIAKGAGMICPNMATMLCFITTDALIGKDELKRSMRYAVEKSFNCITIDGDTSTNDTVIVMTNGASGMPVIKKNTPEAELFRCALHKVMLELAKMIVCDGERVTKFVEVRVRNARTLADARKAAEAVAKSLLVKCSFHGCDPNWGRIIHAVGYSGARIREELIDIYFGGLQACQGGLATKTPVAEMEKVVREDKFTVTIDLNSGTSGYTVYTSDLSEEYVDFNSAEYSAAVHAKRQKGFA, encoded by the coding sequence ATGCCACTCTCCAAAGAAATCGATCCCTGCGACAAACGCGTTCCCTTCAAAGTCATCGAAGGTGGTGTCACTGCGGCCAAAGGCTTCCGCGCCAGCGCGGTGAACTGCGGCATCAAGAACCCAGAGGCCACACGCCTCGATCTCGCACTCATCGTCTCCGACACACCCACCGTCACCGACGCAGTCTTCACCACCAATAAAGTCCGCGCTGCCTGTGTCCGTGTCAGCCAGCAGCACATCAAAGACAGCGATACCCGCGCCATCATCGCCAACAGCGGCAACGCCAACGCCTGCACCGGCGTGCAGGGCATCCAGGACGCCAAAGCGATGACCAAGCACACCGCCGAGCAACTCGGCGTCAAGATGCGCCAAGTCCTCGTCTGCTCCACCGGCATCATCGGCATGAACATGCCCATCCAGCGCCTGCTACCGAAAATCCCCGACGCCGTCGCCAAGCTGAACGAAAACGGCAGCGATGACGCCATGCGTGCCATCATGACCAGCGACACGCGGCCGAAGAGCTTCTCCATCGAGGTGCCGTGTGGGAAACATAAATTCCGCATCGGCGGCATCGCTAAAGGTGCGGGCATGATCTGCCCGAACATGGCCACCATGCTCTGCTTCATCACCACCGATGCCCTGATCGGCAAAGATGAGCTGAAGCGCAGCATGCGCTACGCCGTAGAAAAGAGCTTCAATTGCATCACCATCGACGGCGACACCTCCACCAACGACACCGTCATCGTCATGACCAACGGTGCCTCTGGCATGCCCGTGATCAAAAAGAACACGCCTGAGGCCGAGCTCTTCCGCTGCGCTTTGCACAAAGTGATGCTCGAACTCGCCAAGATGATCGTCTGCGACGGCGAACGCGTCACCAAATTCGTCGAAGTCCGTGTCCGCAATGCCCGCACCCTCGCCGACGCCCGCAAAGCCGCCGAAGCCGTGGCCAAGTCCCTGCTCGTGAAGTGCTCCTTCCACGGCTGCGACCCGAACTGGGGCCGCATCATCCACGCTGTCGGTTACAGCGGAGCCCGCATCCGCGAAGAACTCATCGACATCTACTTCGGTGGCCTCCAGGCCTGCCAGGGCGGCCTCGCCACGAAAACTCCCGTCGCCGAGATGGAGAAAGTCGTCCGCGAAGACAAATTCACCGTCACCATCGACCTGAACAGCGGCACCAGCGGCTACACCGTCTATACCAGTGACCTCTCGGAGGAATACGTCGATTTCAACAGCGCCGAATACAGCGCCGCCGTGCATGCCAAACGGCAGAAGGGCTTCGCTTAA
- a CDS encoding N-acetyl-gamma-glutamyl-phosphate reductase, with product MSAAAKIKVAVVGASGYSGAELLRLLLRHPNVQIVAVTSRSLAGKPLSKEFPRFRGVGVADTLTFTAPDAAALKAAGAEIAFWALPHGVSVEYAQPLLALGIKVIDLSADFRLRSAAVYEEFYGHAHPAPELLAEAVYALPELREEQIKASRLIACPGCYPTSILLPLIPLLKANLLAESPLSIASMSGASGAGRKESIPLLYCEVQNSVRSYSVPLHRHLSEIGQELALAAGREVKLTFVPHLMPTHSGICTTIFAQLQPGVTVEQVGAALQKAYADQPFVRLLGQNQSPDTKNVNGTNFVDIGWSYDARAGQLILMSTEDNIGKGASGQAVQNMNLICGFAPTTGLLNI from the coding sequence ATGTCAGCCGCCGCCAAAATCAAAGTCGCCGTCGTCGGAGCCAGTGGATACTCAGGAGCCGAGCTCCTGCGTCTGCTGCTCCGTCACCCCAATGTGCAAATTGTCGCGGTCACTTCCCGCTCGCTGGCGGGGAAACCACTCTCCAAAGAGTTTCCGCGATTCCGTGGCGTGGGCGTCGCGGACACGCTCACCTTTACGGCACCGGATGCAGCCGCTTTGAAGGCCGCAGGTGCAGAGATCGCCTTTTGGGCGCTGCCACATGGTGTGTCTGTGGAGTATGCGCAGCCGCTGCTGGCCCTGGGCATCAAAGTGATCGACCTGAGCGCGGATTTCCGCCTGCGCAGTGCCGCCGTGTATGAGGAGTTTTACGGCCACGCACATCCAGCGCCCGAATTGCTCGCGGAGGCCGTCTATGCGCTGCCTGAGCTCCGTGAGGAGCAAATCAAGGCCTCCCGCCTCATCGCCTGCCCAGGCTGCTACCCCACGAGCATCCTACTGCCGCTCATCCCGCTGCTGAAGGCCAATCTCCTCGCCGAGTCGCCCCTCAGCATCGCCAGCATGAGTGGTGCTAGCGGCGCTGGCCGCAAAGAGAGCATCCCCCTGCTCTACTGTGAGGTGCAAAACAGCGTGCGCAGTTACAGCGTGCCTTTGCACCGCCACCTGAGCGAAATCGGCCAAGAACTCGCCCTCGCCGCAGGCCGGGAGGTGAAGCTCACCTTTGTCCCGCATCTCATGCCCACGCACTCTGGCATCTGCACCACGATCTTTGCGCAGTTGCAGCCCGGTGTGACCGTCGAGCAAGTCGGTGCGGCTTTACAAAAGGCCTACGCAGACCAGCCCTTTGTGCGCTTGCTCGGTCAAAACCAGTCGCCTGATACCAAGAACGTCAATGGTACCAATTTCGTCGATATCGGCTGGTCCTATGACGCCCGCGCTGGGCAGCTCATCCTCATGAGCACGGAGGACAACATCGGCAAAGGGGCCTCTGGCCAAGCCGTGCAGAACATGAATCTCATCTGCGGATTTGCACCCACCACCGGGCTCCTCAACATCTGA
- a CDS encoding DUF4112 domain-containing protein encodes MPNVSPSELNPIAAKLAQSDDPEKQVLSQYLAKYLDEWLRIPGTDKRIGLDPILAFFPGIGDMLVTGAGGVILLDALRSGIPFSTFLHMALNMCVNFLLGLIPGIAPFLTAFYKSNSRNLAMLQTWQAGQHGEVKKSTLRFFIGLVILIALLICFIITIWFLYSFVFYSFLKSLGMPSWLF; translated from the coding sequence ATGCCGAACGTATCACCGTCAGAGCTCAATCCCATCGCTGCAAAGCTCGCCCAGAGCGATGATCCCGAAAAGCAGGTGCTCTCACAATACCTCGCCAAATACCTGGATGAGTGGCTGCGCATCCCAGGCACGGACAAGCGCATCGGGCTCGATCCGATCCTGGCCTTCTTTCCCGGCATCGGGGACATGCTCGTCACTGGCGCAGGCGGGGTCATCCTCCTGGATGCGCTGCGCAGTGGCATTCCCTTCAGTACCTTCCTCCACATGGCGCTGAACATGTGCGTGAATTTCCTCCTCGGCCTCATCCCCGGCATTGCGCCCTTTCTGACCGCCTTTTATAAGTCCAACTCTCGGAATCTCGCCATGCTCCAGACTTGGCAGGCAGGCCAGCATGGTGAGGTGAAAAAAAGCACACTGCGCTTCTTCATCGGACTGGTGATTCTCATCGCATTGCTGATCTGTTTCATCATCACCATCTGGTTCCTCTACAGCTTTGTGTTCTACTCGTTCCTGAAGAGCCTGGGGATGCCTTCTTGGCTGTTTTAG
- the leuB gene encoding 3-isopropylmalate dehydrogenase, translating to MSRSYTLAVLPGDGIGPEVMAEALKVLDHVAANSGISFLYQHELVGGAAIDAVGKALPEKTIKTCEAADAILFGSVGGPKWEKLPPNEQPERGALLPLRKHFGLFANLRPGICYPALTSSSPIRPDLVEGGFDVLCVRELTGGMYFGQPKSRTTLPDGDIEVIDTMVYKKSEIVRIAHVAFKAAQLRRKHVTSVDKANVLTNSVLWRETMVEVAKEYPDVTLAHLYVDNAAMQLIKAPRSFDVLVTENLFGDILSDEMAMIAGSLGMLASASLGKPKGDGLYFGLFEPSGGTAPDIAGMGIANPIAQILSAALLLRFALGLEKEACQIEGAVKKVIDAGLRTGDIFSNAPGTRKVNTKEMGEAILAAM from the coding sequence ATGTCACGTTCTTACACTCTCGCAGTTCTCCCCGGCGACGGAATCGGCCCTGAAGTCATGGCCGAGGCACTCAAAGTCCTCGATCACGTCGCCGCGAATTCCGGCATCTCTTTTCTCTACCAGCATGAGCTCGTCGGTGGTGCTGCCATTGACGCTGTGGGCAAGGCTCTGCCAGAAAAGACGATCAAAACCTGCGAAGCGGCGGATGCCATCCTGTTTGGCTCAGTGGGTGGCCCTAAGTGGGAAAAACTGCCGCCCAATGAGCAGCCAGAGCGCGGTGCTCTGCTGCCTCTGCGCAAGCATTTCGGTCTCTTTGCCAATCTGCGCCCCGGTATCTGCTACCCAGCGCTCACCAGCTCCTCTCCGATCCGGCCGGATCTGGTGGAGGGTGGCTTCGATGTGCTCTGCGTGCGTGAACTCACCGGCGGTATGTACTTTGGTCAGCCAAAAAGCCGCACCACGCTGCCCGATGGCGACATCGAGGTCATCGACACGATGGTGTATAAAAAGAGCGAGATCGTGCGCATCGCCCATGTGGCCTTCAAAGCGGCCCAGCTCCGCCGCAAGCACGTCACCAGCGTGGACAAGGCCAATGTGCTCACCAACTCCGTCCTGTGGCGTGAAACGATGGTCGAAGTGGCCAAAGAATACCCCGATGTCACTCTCGCTCACCTTTACGTCGATAACGCCGCCATGCAGCTCATCAAGGCTCCGCGCAGCTTTGACGTGCTCGTGACCGAAAACCTCTTCGGCGACATCCTCAGCGATGAAATGGCCATGATCGCGGGCTCTCTGGGTATGCTGGCTAGCGCCAGCCTGGGCAAGCCGAAGGGCGACGGCCTGTATTTCGGCCTTTTCGAGCCGAGCGGCGGCACCGCGCCAGATATCGCCGGCATGGGCATCGCCAATCCGATCGCGCAGATTCTCTCTGCCGCGCTGCTGCTGCGTTTCGCTCTGGGACTGGAAAAAGAAGCCTGCCAGATCGAGGGAGCGGTGAAAAAAGTCATCGATGCAGGCCTGCGCACCGGCGACATCTTCAGCAATGCCCCCGGCACGCGGAAGGTGAACACGAAGGAAATGGGCGAGGCGATTCTGGCGGCGATGTGA